Proteins encoded together in one Telopea speciosissima isolate NSW1024214 ecotype Mountain lineage chromosome 6, Tspe_v1, whole genome shotgun sequence window:
- the LOC122663937 gene encoding pentatricopeptide repeat-containing protein DOT4, chloroplastic-like, producing the protein MHLHHLVYNARRPLFLWNLMIRTSARDGLFTETLEIYSSMSKFGVCGSNFTFPLILKACGKLGLLRDGTKVHAHTLLMGFDNDLFVQTALIHMYGKCSNLAASRQIFDEMPVKSLISWNSMISTYCNYSLIKESFKLLKQMQVLGLQPSLSTFVSIVSGCSSSGSAIWHDLLIHCCGIKLGLDSDLHLSNSIMSMYVQRGNINAALSIFYSMAEKSVVSWTTIISWYVDRGDVAKGFYIFNQMRREEVGLDSVVFIHLTSGCLQVGRVSIVSSVHALILKTGCNYEEPIQNSLISMYAKCGDLISAQRVFDVGEKKSVVLWTSMIGGYVYSGHPSEALNLFKNLLTTSIRPNRVTLATVLSACANLGALSMGEEVEGYIKLNGMESDLRLQTALIHMYCKCGSIMRAKEIFDRVSNKDLAVCSSMINGYAIHGRGKEALNLFLNMQKEEGIKPDAVVFTTVLSACSHSGFVEDGLKYFHIMQRDYGLEPTIEHYSCLVDLLGRAGYLNLALKTIQQMPLHAQKAQVWAPLLSACRTHHNIQLGEFVAKKLFAMEPQTTGNYILLANTYTSVGKWTDAVAMRRLINERGMVKEAGWSQIDVNDTVCSLPFGNQLRHIIDPLSFMQSLKI; encoded by the coding sequence ATGCACTTGCATCACCTAGTTTATAACGCAAGACGGCCGTTATTCCTATGGAATTTGATGATTAGAACATCTGCAAGAGATGGGTTATTCACAGAAACACTTGAAATTTACTCGTCGATGTCTAAATTTGGGGTTTGCGGGAGTAACTTCACGTTTCCTTTGATTTTAAAGGCCTGTGGGAAACTTGGTTTGCTAAGAGATGGTACAAAGGTACATGCTCATACATTACTGATGGGTTTCGACAATGACCTCTTTGTACAAACAGCTTTGATCCACATGTACGGCAAATGCTCAAATTTGGCTGCTTCCCGTCAAATATTTGATGAAATGCCCGTTAAAAGCTTGATTTCTTGGAATTCAATGATATCAACCTACTGTAATTATTCTTTGATTAAAGAATCATTTAAGTTGTTGAAGCAAATGCAGGTACTCGGTCTGCAACCAAGCTTGAGCACTTTTGTGAGCATTGTTTCTGGTTGCTCTTCCTCGGGCTCTGCCATCTGGCATGACTTATTGATACACTGTTGCGGTATTAAACTTGGTCTGGATTCTGATTTACACCTTTCTAATTCAATTATGAGTATGTACGTGCAGCGTGGTAATATCAATGCTGCTCTTTCTATCTTCTATTCGATGGCTGAGAAATCAGTTGTTTCCTGGACGACAATCATTAGCTGGTATGTGGATAGGGGGGATGTTGCCAAAGGATTTTATATTTTCAACCAGATGCGACGAGAAGAGGTTGGTTTAGACTCGGTGGTGTTCATACATCTTACTTCTGGTTGTCTCCAAGTGGGAAGAGTATCAATAGTTTCCTCGGTCCATGCTCTGATTCTCAAAACTGGGTGCAATTATGAAGAACCAATTCAAAACTCTCTTATAAGCATGTATGCAAAGTGTGGTGATCTTATATCTGCTCAAAGGGTTTTCGATGTAGGGGAGAAAAAAAGTGTAGTACTATGGACATCAATGATTGGTGGATATGTCTACTCTGGGCATCCAAGTGAAGCATTGAATCTTTTCAAGAATTTGTTGACGACAAGCATTAGGCCGAATAGGGTAACATTAGCTACTGTACTTTCAGCTTGTgctaatttgggggcattgagCATGGGAGAAGAAGTCGAGGGTTATATTAAGTTGAATGGGATGGAATCAGACTTGCGCCTTCAGACAGCATTAATTCACATGTACTGCAAATGTGGAAGCATAATGAGggcaaaagaaatatttgacaGGGTCTCTAACAAAGATCTAGCTGTCTGTAGTTCCATGATAAATGGTTATGCAATCCATGGGAGGGGAAAAGAAGCTTTAAATCTCTTCTTAAACATGCAGAAAGAAGAGGGAATCAAGCCAGATGCAGTTGTATTCACAACTGTGTTATCAGCTTGTAGCCATTCAGGCTTCGTTGAAGATGGTCTGAAGTACTTCCATATTATGCAGAGGGATTATGGATTAGAACCTACTATAGAACATTATTCATGTTTAGTGGATCTTCTTGGTCGAGCTGGGTACTTGAACTTAGCTTTGAAAACCATCCAACAGATGCCTTTGCATGCACAAAAGGCTCAAGTTTGGGCACCATTACTTAGTGCATGCAGAACCCATCACAATATTCAGCTTGGAGAGTTTGTAGCTAAGAAATTGTTTGCTATGGAGCCTCAAACCACGGGTAATTACATATTATTGGCTAATACATATACATCTGTTGGAAAATGGACAGATGCAGTGGCAATGAGAAGGTTGATTAATGAGAGAGGAATGGTGAAGGAAGCTGGGTGGAGCCAGATTGATGTTAATGATACGGTCTGCTCCTTGCCCTTTGGAAATCAGTTACGTCACATCATTGATCCTTTGAGTTTTATGCAGAGCTTGAAAATCTAA